A single Drosophila miranda strain MSH22 chromosome XR, D.miranda_PacBio2.1, whole genome shotgun sequence DNA region contains:
- the LOC108152704 gene encoding phosphoglucomutase, protein MSLSAETVQTTPYEGQKPGTSGLRKKVKVFVQPNYTENFVQATLSANGAALAGSTLVVGGDGRYYCKEAAELIVRIAAANGVSKLLVGQNGILSTPAVSSLIRHNKALGGIVLTASHNPGGPENDFGIKFNCENGGPAPDAFTNSIHKLTTEIKEYKLVRGLQIDIAKVGVSNFDIAGKPFTVNVIDSVADYLRLMEEIFDMGKLKEFVSGKVTGKPLKMRIDAMNGVTGPYVKEIFLKSLGASESCVVHTTPLPDFGGLHPDPNLTYAKDLVDTVAKGDYDIGAAFDGDGDRNMIIGHKAFFVTPSDSLAVIAHYLEAIPYFQKNGVQGFARSMPTASAVDLVGKKLGKEVFEVPTGWKYFGNLMDAGRLCLCGEESFGTGSNHIREKDGIWAVLAWISVMQHTGKGIEDILKQHWSTYGRNYFTRYDYEECASDPCNEMMDTMEKTITAAGFVGKTFSSGGKSYKVKEADNFSYTDPVDKSVATKQGLRIVFEDGSRIVVRLSGTGSSGATVRLYIDSYEKENVLGQASVMLKPLIDIALEISQLPKFTGRNAPTVIT, encoded by the exons ATGTCTCTCAGCGCGGAAACGGTTCAAACTACGCCCTACGAGGGCCAGAAGCCAGGCACCAGTGGATTGCGCAAAAAG GTGAAGGTTTTCGTGCAGCCCAACTACACGGAAAACTTTGTCCAGGCCACTCTGTCCGCCAACGGAGCTGCCCTCGCTGGCTCCACTCTGGTCGTGGGTGGCGATGGGCGCTACTACTGCAAAGAAGCTGCGGAGCTGATTGTCCGAATCGCGGCTGCCAACGGCGTGTCTAAGTTGCTGGTTGGCCAAAACGGCATCCTCTCCACTCCGGCGGTGTCCAGCCTGATTCGTCACAACAAGGCCTTGG GTGGCATTGTCTTGACTGCTTCCCACAATCCGGGCGGCCCCGAGAACGATTTCGGCATCAAGTTCAACTGCGAGAACGGTGGACCAGCCCCGGACGCATTTACCAACAGCATCCACAAGCTGACTACCGAGATCAAGGAGTACAAGCTGGTGCGTGGCCTGCAGATCGACATCGCCAAGGTGGGCGTGAGCAACTTCGACATTGCCGGCAAGCCCTTCACCGTGAACGTCATCGATTCGGTGGCCGACTATCTGCGCCTCATGGAAGAGATCTTTGACATGGGCAAACTCAAGGAGTTTGTCAGCGGCAAGGTCACGGGCAAGCCTCTGAAGATGAGGATTGATGCGATGAACGGTGTCACCGGGCCCTACGTGAAGGAAATCTTTCTGAAGAGCTTGGGTGCCAGCGAGTCCTGCGTGGTCCACACCACTCCACTGCCAGACTTTGGGGGACTGCACCCCGATCCGAATCTGACCTACGCCAAGGATCTGGTTGATACAGTCGCTAAGGGTGACTACGATATAGGTGCCGCCTTCGACGGTGATGGCGATCGCAACATGATCATCGGCCACAAGGCTTTCTTCGTGACACCTAGCGACTCGCTGGCCGTGATTGCCCATTACCTGGAGGCCATTCCGTACTTCCAGAAGAACGGCGTCCAGGGATTCGCTCGCAGCATGCCCACCGCTTCGGCTGTGGATCTCGTGGGCAAGAAGCTCGGCAAGGAGGTCTTCGAGGTGCCCACCGGGTGGAAGTACTTTGGTAATCTCATGGATGCCGGACGCCTCTGTCTGTGCGGCGAGGAGAGCTTCGGCACTGGCTCCAATCACATCCGCGAAAAGGATGGCATCTGGGCAGTCCTCGCCTGGATCTCGGTAATGCAGCACACGGGAAAGGGAATCGAGGATATCCTTAAGCAGCACTGGTCCACCTACGGCCGCAATTATTTTACCCGCTACGACTACGAGGAATGCGCCTCGGATCCCTGCAACGAGATGATGGACACCATGGAGAAGACCATCACGGCGGCAGGGTTTGTGGGCAAGACCTTTTCCAGCGGCGGCAAAAGCTACAAGGTGAAGGAGGCGGACAACTTCAGCTATACAGATCCCGTAGACAAGTCGGTTGCCACCAAGCAGGGACTGCGCATTGTCTTCGAGGACGGCAGCCGCATTGTGGTGCGTCTCAGTGGCACAGGCAGCTCCGGAGCCACAGTGCG TTTGTACATTGATTCGTATGAGAAGGAGAATGTCCTGGGCCAGGCCAGCGTCATGCTGAAGCCCTTGATTGACATTGCCCTGGAGATTTCTCAGCTGCCCAAATTCACTGGCCGCAATGCTCCCACCGTCATCACGTAA
- the LOC108152703 gene encoding WASH complex subunit homolog 5, translated as MTEFLAENNACGQNLLNIVSVGNSIIAEILRLKDYVPLIYRLETKADREKYGEIILDFSYFKVAEEHEKKIEQSPELSELDDDIRSHLPLIRRFYLAFQSIHHYAKDLQQYIEELNSGYYIQQTLETVLQDEEGKQLLCESLYLYGVILLLLDYHISGDVRERLLISYYRYSGGDATPSGDESNIHDVCLLLRSTGYVHPSETAKLLSLGGKQAAAGAANLVVPKYPEAYFSRFRFDANFIDLVIARLRCDDIYNQLAIYPHPSHRSTALSSQAAVLYVCLYFCPQVLHGQGSQMREIVDKFYCDNWIISVYMGITVNLIDAWLDFQAARSAIANIVNPAAVQTLCQQQSEQLAKSLQKTQEIVREGVLDDGFVLQHANKLIVLMRQCNVVLRWYCLHTSREVFIISCIAVEPSHVHQLVLKELKFNRNTLYHLLLNCSQMELTVRELLGEVQQSREERWSKSREGAMQRLQELSESFAGTRPLAKIEANAHLQQWFGEVAKRLQKLEIGRPQKSGRLIIQVMQALDEVQEYHNLHANMLVKQQLQETRDLLNRMAQLINLKEDIEIQIQMITDFSYAWHLLQRDFRPLMQEHIKRQPHAVRGIRSVFLKLASTLEVPLMRINQAKSEDLVSVSNYYSTELANFLRRVLQIVPETMFSILARIIHLLTNVIMEFPTRLDKDKLKHYAQFEEQAKVAHLTNSIAVFTKGILMMKTTLVGVIELDPKQLLEDGIRKELVNHLANAYNLGLIFTPEKGKSQVQLMQQKLQTLAKTIEGYRRSFEYIEDYLRVQGLGILLEESQRIISYNVEKECNAFLRNKVQEWQSSHQSQIIPIPNFPPLQGDPSNSNNFIGRLAHELLRCTEPKGTIYLDLKRTWYEKRAPHPEVLSASGFFDILREALDPAGMVGLERLYAHMLADELKRNLERLQKNLTSDRMWRDALESVTKELESRDFPGPEVAKQPLKYYLDYTQRWMKVWPRLLDWVLSVGQKQVLRQQIATELSFSSKCEAKLLQNTADTLNRAFLLELSRSKDLCDEQGVGTLTDLEDILLCTGNFEPLEQVFFPTKNTHNVSLFLFLFTIAHVDRLQHSANTDCLLPKAAKDVIDCVPLVVGLLTILQQFHRNVKMLYISYMSQYVVTVAEAQLSDKEMLGPEVTTVLHFLQTFVRLGRLPLRVLEQRIPNMILSEFEYLATPIK; from the exons ATGACTGAATTCCTTGCTGAAAACAATGCCTGTGGCCAAAATCTGCTGAATATTGTGTCGGTAGGTAACTCCATCATAGCAGAGATCCTTCGACTCAAGGACTACGTTCCCCTAATTTATCG ATTGGAGACAAAGGCCGATCGGGAGAAATATGGCGAGATTATACTCGACTTTAGCTACTTCAAGGTGGCCGAAGAGCACGAGAAGAAAATCGAACAGAGCCCG GAGCTCAGTGAATTGGATGATGACATTCGGAGCCACTTGCCGCTGATTAGACGCTTTTACCTGGCCTTCCAGAGCATCCATCACTATGCCAAAGATCTGCAGCAGTACATAGAGGAACTGAACAGTGGATACTACATCCAGCAAACGCTGGAGACGGTGCTTCAGGACGAAGAGGGCAAGCAACTCTTGTGCGAGTCCCTTTACTTGTATGGAGTTATTTTGCTGCTTTTGGACTACCATATTTCCGGCGATGTGAGGGAGCGCCTGCTGATCTCCTACTACCGCTACAGCGGTGGCGATGCCACGCCCAGTGGGGACGAGAGCAACATCCACGATGTCTGCCTACTCCTGCGATCCACGGGCTACGTGCATCCCTCGGAGACCGCCAAATTGTTGAGCTTGGGAGGGAAACAGGCAGCGGCGGGAGCTGCCAACCTGGTAGTTCCCAAATACCCCGAAGCGTACTTCTCCCGGTTTCGCTTCGATGCGAACTTCATAGATCTGGTCATTGCCCGTCTCCGCTGCGACGACATCTACAACCAGTTGGCCATTTACCCGCATCCCTCGCACCGCTCCACGGCCCTCTCCTCCCAGGCGGCGGTGCTGTACGTGTGTCTCTACTTCTGCCCCCAGGTGCTGCACGGCCAGGGCTCGCAGATGCGCGAAATTGTGGACAAGTTCTACTGCGACAATTGGATCATATCCGTGTACATGGGCATCACGGTAAACCTTATAGATGCCTGGCTGGATTTCCAGGCGGCCAGATCTGCCATAGCGAATATTGTGAATCCAGCAGCCGTTCAAACGCTGTGCCAGCAGCAAAGCGAGCAGCTGGCGAAGAGCCTCCAAAAGACCCAAGAGATTGTCCGAGAAGGAGTCCTCGACGACGGCTTCGTGCTGCAGCATGCCAACAAACTGATTGTCCTGATGCGTCAGTGCAATGTCGTGCTGCGCTGGTACTGCCTGCACACCTCCCGCGAGGTTTTCATCATATCGTGCATTGCAGTCGAGCCCAGCCACGTGCACCAGTTGGTGCTCAAGGAGCTGAAGTTCAACCGGAACACTCTGTATCATCTCCTGCTCAACTGCAGCCAAATGGAGCTGACTGTGCGGGAGCTGCTGGGCGAGGTTCAGCAGAGCAGGGAAGAGCGCTGGAGCAAGAGTCGCGAAGGGGCCATGCAGCGTCTGCAGGAGCTGAGCGAATCATTTGCCGGCACCCGGCCGCTGGCGAAGATCGAGGCGAATGCCCATCTGCAGCAATGGTTCGGTGAGGTGGCCAAGCGGCTGCAGAAACTGGAAATAGGCAGGCCGCAAAAGTCCGGCCGCCTCATCATTCAGGTAATGCAGGCCCTGGACGAGGTGCAGGAGTACCACAATCTGCACGCCAACATGCTGGTGAAGCAGCAGTTGCAGGAGACGCGGGATCTGCTCAATCGGATGGCACAG TTGATCAACCTGAAGGAGGACATTGAGATCCAGATACAGATGATCACCGACTTCAGTTATGCCTGGCATCTGCTGCAACGGGACTTCAGGCCCCTTATGCAGGAGCACATCAAGCGTCAGCCGCACGCAGTCCGCGGCATTCGGTCAGTGTTCCTCAAGCTGGCCAGCACTCTGGAGGTGCCCTTGATGAGGATTAATCAGGCCAAGAGCGAGGATCTCGTGTCCGTGTCCAACTATTACAGCACAGAGCTCGCCAACTTTCTGCGTCGAGTGCTCCAGATTGTCCCAGAGACCATGTTTAGCATTCTGGCGAGGATTATCCACCTGCTGACGAACGTGATAATGGAGTTTCCCACGCGCCTGGACAAGGACAAGCTTAAGCACTACGCCCAATTCGAGGAGCAGGCCAAGGTGGCTCATCTGACTAACTCCATTGCGGTGTTTACCAAGGGAATCCTCATGATGAAGACCACGCTGGTGGGGGTAATCGAGCTGGACCCcaagcagctgctggaggatGGCATTCGGAAGGAGCTGGTCAATCATTTGGCCAATGCCTACAATCTGGGACTGATTTTCACGCCCGAGAAGGGCAAGTCGCAGGTGCAGCTCATGCAACAGAAGCTTCAGACTCTGGCCAAGACCATTGAGGGATATCGACGGTCCTTCGAGTACATCGAGGACTATCTGAGGGTGCAGGGTCTGGGCATTCTGCTGGAGGAGTCCCAGCGTATCATCAGCTACAATGTAGAGAAGGAATGCAACGCCTTCCTGCGGAACAAGGTCCAGGAGTGGCAGTCGAGCCATCAGAGCCAGATCATACCCATTCCCAACTTCCCGCCCCTGCAGGGGGACCCATCGAACTCCAACAATTTCATTGGACGCCTAGCCCACGAGCTCCTGCGCTGCACAGAGCCCAAAGGGACCATCTACCTGGACCTGAAGAGGACGTGGTATGAGAAGCGAGCCCCGCACCCGGAAGTGCTATCCGCCTCTGGGTTCTTTGACATTCTGCGCGAGGCTCTCGACCCCGCTGGCATGGTCGGCCTGGAGCGGCTCTATGCCCACATGCTGGCGGACGAGCTAAAGCGCAATCTGGAGCGGCTTCAGAAGAACCTCACCTCGGATCGCATGTGGCGCGACGCCCTGGAAAGCGTCACGAAAGAGCTGGAGTCGCGCGACTTCCCCGGCCCCGAGGTGGCCAAGCAGCCGCTCAAGTATTATCTGGACTATACCCAGCGCTGGATGAAGGTGTGGCCCCGGCTCTTAGACTGGGTGCTCTCGGTGGGCCAGAAGCAAGTGCTGCGCCAGCAAATCGCCACCGAGCTGAGCTTCAGCAGCAAATGCGAGGCCAAGCTGTTGCAGAACACGGCGGACACGCTTAATCG CGCCTTCCTGCTGGAACTCTCGCGCAGCAAGGACCTGTGCGATGAGCAGGGCGTTGGAACGCTGACGGACCTTGAGGACATCCTCCTCTGCACGGGTAACTTTGAGCCCTTAGAGCAGGTGTTCTTCCCAACCAAGAACACGCACAATGTCtcgttgtttctgtttctcttCACCATTGCTCATGTGGATCGACTGCAGCATTCCGCTAACACAGACTGCCTGCTGCCCAAGGCAGCCAAAGATGTGATTGATTGTGTGCCCCTCGTGGTGGGCCTCCTGACCATTCTTCAGCAGTTCCACAGGAACGTCAAGATGCTGTACATCTCCTACATGAGTCAGTATGTGGTGACGGTGGCCGAAGCGCAGCTATC GGACAAGGAAATGCTGGGACCCGAAGTGACCACTGTGCTCCACTTCCTGCAGACCTTTGTGCGGCTGGGTCGCCTGCCGCTGCGAGTCCTCGAGCAGCGCATACCCAACATGATACTCTCCGAGTTCGAGTATCTGGCCACGCCCATCAAATGA